A portion of the Nitrospirota bacterium genome contains these proteins:
- the gltA gene encoding NADPH-dependent glutamate synthase, protein MNTINPQRSPAGHQDAAVRRKNFLEVVTGYTEDVALTEADRCLQCKKPACITGCPVNINIKGFIHEITNQSYENAYRIITEANLFPSICGRVCPQEKQCELKCVVGKKYAPVAIGSLERFVGDLAQKNNWTDKSEIKRNGKRAAIIGSGPSGLACASDLAKAGFEVVIFEALHLPGGVLMYGIPEFRLPKGIVSREIENLKNLGIKIETNKIIGKTHTIEDLMHKHGFDAVFIGTGAGYPQSPGIKGEFLNGVMSANEFLTRVNLMHGYDFPTHATPVGIGHNIAVIGCGNTAMDAARVALRLNTKNVYIVYRRTVNESPARKEEITHAMEEGVQFIWLTAPVEIVGTPDGWIKGMRCIKLQQGEPDSKGRLTVSPILGTEFTLDVDTVIYALGTMANPIIGKTTAHLKLDKNGYIPVDDETQMTSIPGVFAGGDISKSSWTFTTVIHAMGKGRRAAKGMIDFVSHKS, encoded by the coding sequence ATAAACACGATTAACCCGCAACGCTCTCCGGCAGGACATCAGGATGCGGCAGTTCGCCGTAAGAATTTTCTTGAGGTAGTTACAGGCTACACAGAGGATGTCGCCCTTACTGAGGCTGACAGATGCCTTCAGTGCAAGAAACCAGCCTGCATAACCGGCTGTCCGGTTAACATCAATATTAAGGGTTTTATACATGAGATTACAAATCAGAGCTATGAGAATGCGTACAGGATAATAACAGAGGCCAACCTGTTTCCGTCAATCTGTGGCAGAGTGTGTCCTCAGGAGAAGCAGTGCGAGTTAAAGTGTGTGGTTGGGAAAAAGTACGCACCGGTTGCCATAGGGTCGCTGGAACGTTTTGTCGGAGACCTTGCCCAAAAAAACAACTGGACTGATAAATCAGAAATAAAACGAAACGGCAAACGTGCTGCAATTATAGGCTCAGGCCCCTCTGGGCTTGCCTGTGCATCGGATTTGGCAAAGGCCGGATTTGAAGTCGTGATATTTGAAGCCCTTCACCTGCCTGGAGGCGTTCTGATGTATGGGATACCGGAGTTTCGGCTGCCTAAGGGAATTGTATCAAGAGAAATCGAAAACCTGAAAAACCTCGGCATTAAAATTGAAACCAATAAAATAATCGGCAAAACGCACACGATTGAAGATCTTATGCACAAACACGGCTTTGACGCCGTATTTATTGGAACCGGCGCCGGCTATCCGCAAAGCCCCGGTATAAAGGGAGAGTTTCTAAACGGCGTCATGAGCGCTAACGAGTTTCTGACCCGTGTTAACCTCATGCATGGCTATGATTTCCCAACTCACGCCACACCGGTAGGGATTGGGCATAATATAGCAGTAATTGGCTGTGGTAACACTGCTATGGATGCCGCAAGAGTGGCGCTCAGGCTTAATACCAAAAACGTTTACATAGTTTACAGAAGAACAGTTAACGAAAGCCCGGCCCGTAAGGAGGAAATAACACACGCCATGGAGGAGGGAGTGCAGTTTATATGGTTAACTGCACCTGTTGAAATCGTGGGCACTCCGGATGGCTGGATTAAGGGTATGCGATGTATTAAACTACAGCAGGGAGAGCCAGACAGTAAGGGGCGTCTGACAGTAAGCCCAATATTGGGCACGGAGTTTACGCTGGATGTTGATACTGTTATATACGCACTGGGAACTATGGCTAATCCCATAATAGGAAAAACCACCGCACATCTGAAACTCGATAAAAACGGCTATATTCCTGTTGACGATGAGACTCAGATGACCTCAATCCCCGGTGTTTTTGCAGGCGGAGACATATCTAAAAGCTCGTGGACGTTTACAACAGTGATTCATGCCATGGGTAAGGGAAGGCGTGCCGCTAAGGGTATGATAGATTTTGTGTCACACAAGAGTTAG
- a CDS encoding formylglycine-generating enzyme family protein has translation MSQKCPCCRFEIDVTSQLLCPQCSWDIESDLSLNQSHTAVTSDVFDKYNKKLKIAINNWNRLQDTLNSSLGRIAQLEAKLKDDNATNQKDEDVLQNQPLYTDTITGMEFVFVKGGCFQMGDSFGDGFPDELPLHEVCVDDFYIGRYPVTQEQWKSITGGNPSRFQESVNLPVEQVSWEDAQDFIKELCAKSGARYRLPTEAEWEYACRGGGMNERYSGGNFPDNVAWYDGTSGRKPQPVGTKKPNSLGIYDMSGNVWEWVLDIYAKDAYKKHERNNPVHHGNGRSRVMRGGSWYDSARSVRCTNRYYANPGFRFIDIGLRLVLKINSQK, from the coding sequence GTGAGCCAAAAGTGTCCGTGTTGCAGATTTGAAATTGATGTAACATCTCAACTATTGTGTCCGCAATGCAGTTGGGATATAGAGTCCGATCTTAGTTTAAACCAATCACACACGGCTGTTACCTCAGATGTATTCGACAAGTACAACAAGAAACTTAAAATAGCAATTAACAACTGGAACAGGCTGCAGGATACTCTCAATAGCAGTCTTGGACGAATTGCACAACTTGAGGCAAAACTTAAAGATGATAACGCCACAAATCAAAAAGACGAGGATGTCCTCCAAAACCAGCCGCTATATACTGACACAATAACCGGCATGGAATTTGTCTTTGTAAAAGGCGGATGTTTTCAGATGGGAGATTCTTTTGGTGACGGTTTTCCTGATGAATTACCGCTGCATGAGGTTTGCGTGGATGATTTTTATATAGGCAGGTATCCGGTAACACAAGAGCAATGGAAAAGCATAACCGGCGGCAATCCGTCACGTTTTCAGGAGTCCGTCAACCTGCCTGTTGAACAGGTAAGCTGGGAGGATGCTCAGGATTTCATAAAGGAACTGTGCGCAAAAAGTGGCGCCAGGTATCGTTTACCTACTGAGGCCGAGTGGGAATATGCCTGCAGGGGCGGGGGTATGAATGAGAGATACTCCGGCGGTAACTTTCCCGACAACGTTGCATGGTATGACGGGACATCAGGCAGAAAGCCGCAACCTGTTGGCACAAAGAAGCCAAATAGTCTGGGTATTTATGATATGAGCGGTAACGTGTGGGAGTGGGTTTTAGATATATACGCTAAAGACGCCTACAAAAAACATGAACGCAATAACCCAGTTCATCACGGCAACGGGCGTAGCCGGGTTATGCGCGGTGGCAGTTGGTACGACTCAGCAAGAAGCGTCAGATGCACAAACAGGTACTACGCTAACCCCGGATTTAGATTCATTGATATTGGCCTCCGGCTCGTTTTGAAGATAAATTCACAGAAATAG
- a CDS encoding DUF362 domain-containing protein, whose amino-acid sequence MVKVIIKKSTYSYEELKQNITSILDSLNTGLIKEGTRVLIKPNFLLAYPPDKAVTTHPLVVKAIAEYVLNLGASVQISDSSGSPTNIFNQILKVGGYQDALKGLDVTFKDFTRSVMVNTASSFKNIEIAEDALKAEVIINAAKLKTHTQMRLTLAVKNLFGTIVGLKKPQWHMKVGENREKFAELLVTLYSLLKPQINILDGILAMEGDGPGSSGIPRNMGVLMGSSDAVTLDMAVCEMLNIAPLWLYTNKAALKLDLIKDYTIEGEMDEVTGFVFPKETSMLFGPPVARKFMRKHLTTRPKNVDGACKLCNSCVKICPAQAITNDGKKLIFNYEKCIRCYCCQEICPHKAIEIYEPLMGKTIMKMFSK is encoded by the coding sequence GTGGTAAAAGTTATAATAAAGAAATCCACTTACAGTTATGAGGAGCTAAAGCAAAATATTACCTCGATTCTGGACAGCCTCAACACCGGGCTTATCAAAGAGGGAACCCGTGTTTTAATAAAACCGAATTTTCTTTTAGCCTACCCACCCGATAAAGCTGTGACAACACATCCGCTTGTGGTTAAGGCTATAGCCGAGTATGTGCTTAATCTCGGTGCAAGCGTTCAAATATCGGATAGCTCCGGCTCTCCAACTAATATATTTAATCAGATACTAAAAGTTGGCGGCTATCAGGACGCTCTCAAAGGACTTGACGTTACATTTAAGGATTTCACAAGGTCTGTGATGGTTAACACTGCCTCTTCTTTTAAAAACATCGAGATAGCTGAAGATGCACTTAAGGCTGAGGTAATTATAAATGCAGCAAAACTCAAAACCCACACGCAGATGCGGTTAACACTTGCAGTGAAAAACCTCTTTGGTACAATTGTGGGGTTAAAAAAACCGCAATGGCATATGAAAGTGGGAGAAAACCGGGAGAAATTTGCAGAGCTCCTTGTCACGCTTTACTCACTGCTAAAACCTCAAATCAACATACTGGACGGCATTCTTGCTATGGAGGGGGATGGCCCTGGCTCTTCAGGAATTCCTCGAAATATGGGCGTGCTTATGGGCTCCTCTGATGCCGTTACTTTGGATATGGCAGTTTGTGAGATGCTTAATATTGCCCCCCTTTGGCTTTACACAAACAAGGCTGCTCTCAAACTTGATCTAATCAAAGACTATACGATTGAGGGCGAAATGGACGAGGTAACGGGGTTTGTGTTTCCCAAAGAGACCAGTATGCTTTTTGGCCCCCCTGTTGCCAGGAAGTTTATGAGAAAACACCTTACCACAAGACCTAAAAATGTTGACGGCGCCTGTAAACTGTGTAACAGCTGCGTAAAAATATGTCCGGCACAAGCCATCACAAATGACGGCAAAAAACTAATCTTTAATTACGAAAAATGTATCAGATGCTACTGCTGCCAGGAGATTTGCCCGCACAAAGCTATAGAAATCTACGAGCCGCTTATGGGAAAAACCATTATGAAGATGTTTAGTAAATAA
- a CDS encoding Uma2 family endonuclease yields the protein MQALTRDFDLTEIINGEEIMGPSPFGRHQSIVMKITKRILFHLERHNLGELYVSPLDVIFEEGINRLQPDILFIRRENMSIFQDWIRGVPDMVCEIISQGSYEMDTEIKKAIYEKYRVPEYWIVMPELQMIEILTIEGDRYKLHCVASFEGVVTSKVIEGLAISIKDIFE from the coding sequence ATGCAAGCTTTAACGAGAGACTTTGACTTAACTGAAATTATAAACGGAGAGGAAATCATGGGGCCTAGTCCATTTGGAAGACATCAAAGCATTGTCATGAAAATTACAAAGAGAATACTGTTTCACCTGGAAAGACATAATTTAGGTGAGTTATATGTATCACCTCTTGATGTGATTTTTGAAGAGGGGATTAACAGGCTTCAGCCTGATATTTTGTTTATCAGGAGGGAGAACATGAGTATCTTTCAGGATTGGATAAGAGGTGTACCAGACATGGTTTGTGAGATAATATCTCAGGGCAGTTACGAAATGGATACCGAAATTAAAAAAGCTATTTATGAGAAATACAGAGTGCCAGAGTATTGGATAGTCATGCCGGAGCTGCAAATGATTGAGATTCTAACCATTGAAGGTGATAGGTACAAGTTACATTGTGTTGCATCATTTGAAGGAGTTGTAACCTCTAAGGTCATAGAAGGGCTTGCAATCAGTATCAAAGATATATTCGAGTAG
- a CDS encoding SAM-dependent methyltransferase encodes MTVEQIIRERIKQDGCISFRDFMDIALYAPEFGYYMNSNTEIGRGGDFFTASNLHRAFGWAIARQIEEMWLLMKKPEKFHIIEYGGGGGLICLDIMASLKDREIFNSIFYVIVERNPYFQLKQKARLTEFSDKITWLVSMKDFPQMKGCVISNELIDSFPVHLIEAKNGKIEEIFVDENLEEKFFNPTSGVMDYLREFNISIPLDLAGGYRTEINLEARGWLSEISEFLAEGFILTIDYGYPAWEYYTPERSAGTLMCYHKHRAHENPYINIGDQDITAHVNFTSLKEWGEAVGFKCIGFCPQGTFLVSLGIDEFLSEIVNAEDFAFQAAKVKRLITEGGMGISHKVMIQYKGDKVFALRGFSLRNRVESLL; translated from the coding sequence ATGACAGTGGAACAAATCATAAGGGAACGGATTAAGCAGGATGGTTGCATAAGTTTCAGGGATTTTATGGATATTGCCCTGTATGCCCCGGAATTTGGCTACTACATGAACAGTAACACAGAGATAGGGCGGGGAGGGGATTTTTTCACTGCCTCTAATCTTCACAGGGCATTTGGATGGGCAATTGCAAGGCAAATTGAGGAGATGTGGCTTCTAATGAAAAAACCGGAGAAGTTTCACATCATAGAGTATGGCGGTGGCGGCGGCCTCATCTGTCTTGATATAATGGCGAGTTTAAAAGACAGGGAGATTTTTAACAGCATTTTCTACGTTATAGTTGAACGAAATCCGTATTTTCAACTTAAACAAAAAGCCAGACTAACTGAGTTTTCAGATAAAATCACATGGCTTGTAAGTATGAAAGATTTCCCTCAGATGAAAGGATGCGTTATTTCAAATGAACTGATAGATTCATTTCCAGTTCATTTAATAGAGGCAAAAAACGGCAAAATAGAAGAGATTTTTGTTGACGAAAATTTAGAGGAGAAGTTCTTTAATCCAACCTCCGGAGTGATGGATTATCTCAGGGAATTTAACATATCAATTCCTCTTGATTTAGCAGGTGGCTATAGAACAGAAATTAATTTAGAGGCGCGTGGTTGGCTTTCGGAGATTTCAGAGTTTTTAGCTGAGGGATTTATTTTAACAATAGACTATGGCTATCCGGCGTGGGAATACTACACTCCGGAGCGTTCCGCTGGAACTCTTATGTGTTATCACAAACACCGTGCCCACGAAAACCCTTACATAAACATAGGAGACCAGGACATCACGGCGCACGTAAACTTTACATCACTAAAGGAGTGGGGAGAAGCTGTGGGTTTTAAGTGTATTGGGTTTTGTCCGCAGGGCACGTTTTTAGTGTCTTTAGGTATAGATGAGTTTTTATCGGAGATAGTCAATGCAGAGGATTTTGCCTTTCAGGCTGCGAAGGTCAAGCGGCTTATAACTGAAGGCGGCATGGGAATAAGCCATAAGGTGATGATTCAGTACAAAGGAGACAAAGTTTTCGCTCTCAGAGGTTTTTCGTTAAGAAACAGGGTAGAGAGTTTGTTATAG
- a CDS encoding Uma2 family endonuclease, translating to MQTLERDFDLTEIINGEEIMRPSPFRRHQSIIMKLTKKILFHLEKHDLGELYISPLDVIFEEGTNRLQPDLLFVKKDNHNILQDWIRGVPDMVCEIISQGSYEMDTEIKKAIYEKYRVPEYWIVMPELQTIEILTIEGGRYRPHSVAAFEGMVISKVIEGLQFDVRDIFEQSL from the coding sequence ATGCAAACGTTAGAAAGAGATTTTGACTTAACTGAAATCATTAACGGAGAGGAAATAATGAGGCCCAGTCCATTTAGAAGACACCAGAGCATTATCATGAAGTTAACAAAAAAAATATTGTTTCACTTAGAAAAACATGATTTAGGCGAGTTATACATATCGCCACTTGACGTAATTTTTGAAGAGGGAACTAACAGGCTCCAACCCGATTTGCTGTTTGTTAAGAAGGATAATCATAATATACTTCAGGACTGGATAAGAGGTGTACCGGATATGGTTTGTGAGATAATATCTCAGGGCAGCTATGAAATGGATACAGAAATTAAGAAAGCTATTTATGAGAAGTACAGAGTGCCTGAGTACTGGATTGTAATGCCGGAGCTGCAAACTATTGAGATATTAACCATAGAAGGAGGCAGGTACAGGCCACATTCTGTTGCTGCGTTTGAAGGCATGGTTATATCTAAAGTAATAGAAGGGCTTCAGTTTGACGTCAGGGATATATTTGAGCAATCTCTATAA
- a CDS encoding nucleoside:proton symporter, which produces MNTIRGFTGVITLCFFLWLISENRKEIKFRPVAMGILFQIVIAFLVLKIYIFRAFFLFLNKMVMVLEKATLAGTSLAFGYIGGGRLPFDEKFPGGSFIFAFQSLPMVLVISALSALLFYLKVLPLIVKGFSFILQKVMKVGGAVGLCASATVFVGMVEAPLFVKPYLKNMSRGEIFSIMTTGMATIAGTVMVLYASILSRVMPDALAQILLHSIISAPAALVCSMLMVPPVGKVETGELVPPQIYKSSIDAIVKGTSDGIELLISIIAMLIVFVALVHLVNFGLGTLPDFYGKPVTLQRILGIIMAPVVWIIGIPWSEAQVAGALMGTKTILNEFVAYIDLANLPKGALSQRSTLIMLYAMCGFANLGSLGILIAGLGIMAPEKKDEVVSLGFKSILTGTLASCMTGSVIGMFY; this is translated from the coding sequence ATGAACACTATAAGAGGATTTACCGGCGTGATAACGCTTTGTTTTTTTCTGTGGTTAATCAGCGAAAATAGGAAAGAGATAAAATTTAGGCCTGTTGCGATGGGAATTTTATTTCAAATAGTTATAGCTTTTCTGGTATTAAAAATATATATTTTCAGGGCTTTTTTTCTTTTTTTGAATAAAATGGTAATGGTGTTAGAGAAAGCGACATTGGCAGGCACATCTTTAGCCTTTGGCTACATTGGGGGCGGGAGGCTGCCTTTTGATGAGAAGTTTCCTGGCGGGTCTTTCATTTTTGCTTTCCAATCGCTCCCTATGGTGCTTGTGATAAGCGCTCTTTCGGCATTATTGTTTTACCTTAAGGTGCTTCCCCTTATTGTCAAAGGGTTTTCTTTTATATTACAGAAGGTGATGAAAGTTGGAGGAGCCGTTGGACTGTGTGCATCTGCCACAGTGTTTGTTGGTATGGTAGAGGCGCCTCTTTTTGTGAAACCATATCTTAAAAACATGTCGCGAGGTGAAATCTTTTCTATAATGACTACCGGAATGGCAACGATAGCGGGCACAGTGATGGTGCTGTATGCAAGCATATTAAGCCGGGTGATGCCGGATGCTCTGGCACAAATCCTGCTCCATTCGATAATAAGCGCTCCGGCTGCTCTGGTCTGCTCTATGCTAATGGTTCCACCGGTTGGCAAGGTTGAAACCGGTGAGTTAGTCCCGCCGCAGATATACAAAAGCTCAATAGACGCCATTGTTAAGGGTACCTCTGACGGAATAGAATTACTGATAAGTATAATAGCCATGCTTATAGTCTTTGTGGCACTTGTTCACCTTGTAAATTTTGGACTCGGAACACTTCCAGATTTCTACGGTAAGCCCGTTACACTTCAGCGTATTTTAGGTATAATTATGGCCCCTGTCGTTTGGATTATAGGGATACCGTGGTCAGAGGCACAAGTGGCCGGTGCACTTATGGGAACTAAAACGATTCTAAACGAGTTTGTTGCCTATATAGACCTTGCTAATCTTCCCAAAGGCGCCCTAAGCCAGCGAAGCACCCTTATAATGTTGTACGCCATGTGCGGGTTTGCAAATCTGGGCAGCCTTGGGATTTTAATAGCCGGCCTTGGCATAATGGCTCCTGAGAAAAAAGATGAAGTCGTTTCCCTCGGTTTTAAATCCATACTAACCGGCACGTTAGCTTCTTGTATGACAGGCTCTGTTATCGGTATGTTTTATTAA
- a CDS encoding type II toxin-antitoxin system HicB family antitoxin has protein sequence MIELDYSLVIEATREHDFFGFCSPDLKGFTGVGHSVEDCLYKAKYTMKEHIDLLIEKGLSVPAKNPNPKIVIQNEQTMSVA, from the coding sequence ATGATAGAATTAGATTATTCTTTAGTAATTGAGGCCACAAGAGAACATGATTTTTTTGGATTTTGCTCTCCTGATTTAAAAGGATTTACAGGGGTTGGACATTCTGTTGAGGATTGTTTGTATAAAGCAAAATATACAATGAAAGAGCATATAGATTTGCTAATAGAAAAAGGCTTATCTGTACCAGCTAAAAATCCAAATCCAAAAATAGTTATTCAAAACGAACAGACAATGTCTGTAGCTTAA
- a CDS encoding glycosyltransferase family 9 protein translates to MYKIINRKKLIVTQAADIVGRVLYTPFKIFNKPPAIDPQAVKSILIIRTAYIGDAIMTIPIIKPLKEHFPNAKISFLTSEGGAQALANNPHLDEILTYNPFWFYNSAKVKYISFLKEIRKHSFDLVIEARADIREILLIATPIRAKHTVSYGVGGGGYLLTDVVPYENLKHKVQYHLDIARHLGADVNSVDWAIYPTYVEKERVAQILKDNKIKTPFVVLHPGARLPLKRWFTEQYAKLYDTLIDKLKIYPVIAASKDDVRLVGEIVSQMTHKVANLTGRLNIREFAWVLKQSEFFICNDSAPLHVASAMKVPTVAIFGPSKSVETGPYGNIHCVVEKSEFQCRYKCDENSCHIGHYHACMKSITVEDVVNSVESLLNELGVGRQNA, encoded by the coding sequence ATGTATAAGATAATAAACCGCAAAAAGTTAATAGTCACACAAGCGGCTGATATTGTAGGCAGGGTGCTTTATACCCCATTTAAGATTTTTAACAAGCCGCCTGCAATTGACCCTCAGGCTGTTAAGTCAATACTGATTATCAGAACCGCTTATATCGGCGATGCCATTATGACAATACCGATTATTAAACCACTGAAAGAACACTTTCCTAATGCTAAAATATCCTTTCTTACGTCTGAGGGGGGCGCTCAGGCACTGGCAAATAACCCGCATCTGGATGAAATCCTAACCTATAATCCGTTTTGGTTCTATAACTCAGCAAAGGTGAAATACATTAGTTTTTTAAAAGAAATACGAAAACACTCCTTCGACCTTGTAATAGAAGCACGGGCTGACATCAGGGAAATCCTGTTAATTGCCACACCCATCAGGGCTAAGCACACGGTAAGCTATGGTGTGGGTGGTGGCGGATACCTCCTTACTGATGTCGTACCCTATGAAAACCTTAAACATAAGGTACAATACCATCTTGATATAGCCAGACATCTTGGTGCTGATGTAAACTCCGTAGATTGGGCTATTTATCCTACCTACGTGGAAAAAGAACGGGTCGCCCAAATACTTAAAGATAATAAGATTAAAACCCCGTTTGTAGTCCTTCATCCCGGAGCCCGTCTCCCTCTTAAAAGGTGGTTTACAGAACAGTATGCAAAATTATATGATACACTGATAGATAAATTAAAGATTTATCCGGTAATAGCGGCATCAAAAGATGATGTAAGGTTGGTAGGGGAGATAGTTTCACAGATGACACACAAAGTGGCAAACCTGACAGGGCGCCTCAATATCAGGGAGTTTGCCTGGGTACTGAAACAATCGGAATTCTTTATCTGTAACGATAGCGCACCGCTTCATGTGGCATCGGCTATGAAAGTGCCTACAGTTGCCATATTTGGTCCTTCTAAAAGCGTTGAAACCGGCCCCTACGGCAACATTCACTGTGTAGTAGAAAAGAGTGAATTCCAGTGCCGGTACAAATGCGATGAAAATTCCTGTCACATTGGCCACTATCATGCCTGTATGAAAAGCATTACCGTAGAGGACGTGGTTAACTCCGTGGAAAGTCTTTTAAACGAACTTGGTGTTGGGCGGCAAAATGCTTAG
- a CDS encoding DUF362 domain-containing protein, producing MLRFDSLKAQTVKELKTGIKETLSTKYAEIFPNDKRAPILIKPNLNSNMNALTGNTTDLRVIASVIEFLKDNGFLDITIGEGTNSGFYRSNISVIERLYYDKLAAFYGVRIKDFNYSETVNIEFSKGIKAGVARECQEAALFINMPKLKTHFEAGMSVCLKNLMGCLVGQPNKKKTHASLSENIVNLNLALKPHLHIVDAVIAMEGLGPTRGTPIKTGNVFFGTDPFLIDILMAKFASFNIKKIGPIQNAIKRNIITQEHFDFVNNYKFADTYSLKPPEAGPIATFIHHPKRQKYFLAIRNTAFFNYLCQTEFFGKILFATGLRQDVFIKDEMHWDGLSLNESACTKCGKCNDYCPLDIKLPESLSKAGASSPPGCIQCLYCYSTCPERAIDFHGKLGFMSEQIRQYDNIIRKL from the coding sequence ATGCTTAGGTTTGACTCCCTTAAAGCGCAAACGGTAAAGGAACTTAAAACCGGTATTAAGGAAACCCTTAGTACAAAATATGCCGAAATCTTTCCAAACGATAAACGTGCCCCCATATTGATAAAGCCAAATCTTAACAGCAACATGAACGCTCTAACCGGTAACACAACTGACCTCAGAGTGATTGCTTCAGTCATCGAGTTTCTGAAAGATAACGGATTTTTGGATATAACGATAGGGGAGGGCACAAACAGCGGGTTTTACAGAAGTAACATCAGTGTAATAGAGAGGCTCTACTATGACAAACTTGCTGCCTTCTACGGGGTCAGGATTAAGGATTTTAACTACTCTGAAACTGTTAACATAGAGTTTTCAAAAGGAATTAAGGCAGGAGTTGCAAGGGAGTGCCAGGAGGCAGCATTGTTTATCAACATGCCAAAGCTAAAAACCCATTTTGAAGCCGGTATGAGTGTCTGCCTTAAAAACCTGATGGGATGTCTCGTTGGGCAGCCTAACAAAAAGAAAACTCATGCCTCACTCTCCGAAAACATCGTAAATCTTAACCTTGCTCTCAAACCCCACTTGCACATCGTAGATGCCGTCATAGCAATGGAGGGCTTAGGCCCCACGCGTGGAACTCCGATTAAAACAGGCAATGTGTTTTTTGGAACAGACCCGTTTTTAATTGATATTCTTATGGCAAAATTTGCGTCATTTAATATAAAAAAGATTGGCCCCATTCAAAATGCAATCAAACGCAACATCATCACTCAAGAGCATTTTGATTTTGTAAATAATTACAAATTTGCTGATACATACTCCTTAAAACCTCCGGAGGCTGGCCCTATTGCAACCTTCATTCACCACCCAAAGAGACAAAAGTATTTTCTTGCTATAAGAAACACCGCATTTTTCAACTACCTGTGCCAGACAGAGTTTTTTGGTAAGATTCTCTTTGCTACAGGGCTTAGACAGGACGTGTTTATAAAGGATGAAATGCACTGGGATGGTCTTTCCCTTAATGAGTCAGCATGTACAAAATGTGGTAAGTGTAATGATTACTGTCCGCTTGATATAAAGCTGCCGGAGAGTTTATCAAAAGCCGGCGCATCGTCGCCCCCAGGATGTATTCAATGTCTTTACTGCTACTCTACATGTCCTGAAAGGGCTATAGATTTTCACGGAAAGTTAGGGTTTATGTCTGAGCAAATCAGACAATACGATAACATTATAAGGAAACTATAA